One Sphingomonas sp. LHG3406-1 genomic window carries:
- the dapD gene encoding 2,3,4,5-tetrahydropyridine-2,6-dicarboxylate N-succinyltransferase — protein sequence MIDLAAIIDRAWEARDTVGTTTGGDVRDAVDQALALLDSGKARVAEPGADGWTVNQWLKKAVLLSFRLNAMEAIPGGPGGAPWWDKVPSKFDGWDAARFTDAGFRAVPGAIVRRGAYIAPGAVLMPSFVNLGAYVGEGTMVDTWATVGSCAQIGRNVHISGGTGIGGVLEPLQAGPVIIEDDCFIGARSEVAEGVVVERGSVISMGVFLGASTKIVDRATGAISYGRVPAYSVVVPGTLPGKDGGPGLACAVIVKTVDERTRSKTGINELLRD from the coding sequence GGTGGGAACCACGACCGGCGGCGACGTGCGCGACGCCGTCGACCAGGCGCTGGCGCTGCTCGACAGCGGCAAGGCGCGGGTCGCCGAGCCGGGGGCGGACGGCTGGACCGTCAACCAGTGGCTGAAGAAGGCGGTGCTGCTGAGCTTTCGGCTGAATGCGATGGAAGCGATCCCTGGCGGCCCCGGTGGTGCGCCCTGGTGGGACAAGGTGCCGAGCAAGTTCGACGGCTGGGACGCTGCGCGCTTCACCGACGCGGGCTTTCGCGCCGTGCCGGGCGCGATCGTGCGGCGCGGCGCCTACATCGCGCCGGGCGCGGTGCTGATGCCGAGCTTCGTCAACCTCGGCGCCTATGTCGGCGAGGGAACGATGGTCGACACCTGGGCGACGGTCGGCAGCTGCGCGCAGATCGGCCGCAACGTCCACATCTCGGGCGGGACGGGGATCGGCGGCGTGCTCGAGCCGCTGCAGGCCGGACCGGTGATCATCGAGGACGATTGCTTCATCGGCGCCCGCAGCGAGGTGGCCGAAGGCGTGGTGGTCGAGCGCGGCTCGGTCATCAGCATGGGCGTGTTCCTGGGGGCGAGCACCAAGATCGTCGACCGTGCGACGGGCGCGATCAGCTATGGCCGTGTGCCCGCTTATTCGGTGGTGGTTCCGGGAACGCTGCCGGGGAAGGACGGCGGGCCGGGGCTGGCCTGTGCGGTGATCGTCAAGACGGTGGACGAACGGACGCGCTCGAAGACGGGCATCAACGAACTGCTGCGGGACTGA